In the genome of Nakaseomyces glabratus chromosome K, complete sequence, the window TGGTCAGGATTACTGAAAACTGACTCAGATGATACTTCATCAGTCAATTCTGAAGGAAGTGAACTGAGTGCGCAGTATAATGAGAAAGATGTTATAAATAGTAATGGTAAAGATTCTACCCGAAGGAATGATGGAAATGCCAAGGATATACCTAACATAAAGCAGAAACGATCGAGCCTATCATTAAATGCAGAAAATACGAAAGAAAATActaacaacaacagcacTTTCAATTTGTTATCTCCAGAGCATTTTTATaatcaaaacaataatGTTAACTATGATGAAGAGAAGTTTATTGAAACCTCTTATCATGtacatttcaaaaatactTACCAACCGATCCAATATACTGATGTGTATACGGTAAGTTCAACAGATTCTGAGACAGCAGGTATATTTGACATGTATAGTTTCTGGAGATTGTTAATCCTATTTCTCGTCTGTTTATGTGTTCCACCGTTATTCTTTCTGATTGCGGCAGGCAACAGATGTGGGATTTCAGATTACAGGCTTATGAAAATGGTgatattaaagaaatacaGGCTCTATCTGTACCAAGGCTTCATATTTAACATAAACTTAGGATGGTTAAGAATTATATGTTTCGTATGTGGCGTAGCAGAGCTTTTAGCAGCATTTGCTGGTATTGCTATCGGTCTCGGTGTTGGATTAACTTAATGGACCTTAAACTTCAATTCAATTGCTATTCTGATTCATAACACACACAAAATTTCCTACGCTACTATAATGAAAAGCAACTCGTAGTTCCGATTTATATGTTAGTCCCAACTACTTTCTCAGGTATTAGTGAAAGGTCCAGCACTCACTTGAGATcgtctttttttttcgcgatgagcttcaataaaaaaatatgtgTTGCAGCATAGAGTACAGTAATAAATGGATATAATCGTAGCAGACTTATTGTTTATACGGATAACTGTCAAAATTGCCTTAACAGCTTAGGATTAAAATGGTATAATAGCAATGTCAGCTATTGTCCAAGAATACTGTTGTCAGTATACAGACCAAGTTCGGAAAAAACACAAAACCTGGCATGATGGAAAGTTGAAGTTCTatacagaaaataataGGTTCATTCTATATTCTGATCCAGATTCAACACTACTAAGCAGTGCATTTGTCACAAATTCGAAAGAACTTGAATCAATTCTTGATCAAGGGTCCTTTGGATCTGCAGAGCATCGTATATTCGGAAGATATATTGTTATCTTAGAAGATCTCATATCCGAACAGCATAATGATCCTTCATCAGCTGTCCGTAAGCCTGTGGTAAAGATAACTAAAAAGTTTCATGTACCTAATTTGGAGACGACATCTCCACTAAAGATAAACAATCGACTAATATCAGGTCGATTCAGTTCTGGTGATACGAAAGGAAAAACTAGTCATATGGGAATCGAAGCATCACAACTAACACTGAAATTtaataagaaatataaaCGGCCTACAATTATGAGGCAAACTGGTAATTCACTTCTCGATTCTGATTTATCTAAAACTTGTGATAAGAATAATGCATTGTCAGCAGCCAGTCTTGAAAATaactcaaaaaataaagatcCACTTTTATGTGACAATTCTGAACCCAACTGCACGAATAGCGAAAGGAAGAAAGGAAGGCCCAGCTCATTCAAAGTTCAGAAAAGATTAGGTCGCATTCGGAAGATTGAGCATAAACCAATTAATATTCCCCAATGatcttatatatatcatatatataaataacgaattaatgaataatattgcattttttattttttttatttgtggGAATAGAGTATTAAATAATGATGAGGtcatgaagaaaaatatccCTCTAGTTTGCCTTTTCGAGTTTAGTTCTCAGTAAGCTATAAAGAGTGTTTGTGTCCTTTGCAAAAGTTCTGATACCGTCAGCCAACTTTTCTACCGCCATTGCGTCCGAATTAAATTCATATCTGTACTTAGCTTCGTCATCGATCAAAGTGATCATATCCACCCCATCCTTTTGAGCACCTTCAGGTGTCAACACtctatcaattttttcagttgAATTTTGCAGGTTCTCTAACAAAGGAATGCCTAGCGTTGCGTTGTCTAAACCAGCCAAAGCTCTGATTTCATCTAAAGTTCTGAAAGATGCACCCATAATAATTGTCTTATAGCCATGTTTTTTGTAGTAGTTATATGTTTTCTTGACAAAGAGAACACCGGGATGATTCTCGATGTTATAATCATTCTTTGTGTTAGCCTTGTACCAATCTAAAACCCTAGCTATGAAGGGTGAAATTAAAGTAACATTGGCCTCTGCGCAAGCCACAGCCTGTGTGAAATTGAATAACAGTGTCAGGTTACAATGGATACCGTGTTGAGCTTCTAACTCTCTGGCTGCTTGGATCCCCTCCCAAGTGGAAGCAATTTTGATGAGAACTCTGTCCTTGGAGAcaccattttcttcatataatttaatgatCTGCAAAGCTTTATCCACTGTACCCTTCTTATCGAAAGATAACCTCGCATCTACTTCTGTTGACACAACACCGGGAATCAAGTCTGTGATACGCTTACCAAATTCAACAAGCAGTCTATCAGCAGCATTATTGGTTTGTTGTTCAATTGTGCCGCCTTTAGCTTTGGCGTAGTCAATAGCAACGTCAATTAAAGAGGCATAGTTTGGATTTTTGGTGGCAGCAAGGATCAAGGATGGATTTGTAGTAGAATCCCTTGgtttaaattttgaaatcaattCAAATTCACCAGTGTCAGTGACCACATTGGTGCCTGCATTTCTCAAGTTCTCTAAAGTACTATTGCCTCCGTTCTCAGTACTCATTTTTTCAGGTAGAGTAGtgactttttattttgagtGCAAGATAAAGGCTAATTGAGAATAGTATAAGAATATACATCAGGACTACATAGGCTCACCTTAAATAAGATTTCCTTTAAATTTGGGATACTTCACtaattaattaattaaCGCACCTGTGAGTTAATAAACTTACATATGCTAGGTTCTTTTGATCGTTATATTTTTCGAGATGAAAAGTAATAGTGGTTCTAGAACAGGTTGCAGGGTCAATCCAGCAGTATTATTGATGTCAGTTAATGAGAATTTTtcaccttttttttttttgatagtcACCATTGAGGGTGCTGTAGTAGTGAGTGCCATCTATGCCAGACCTCGGAGTGAGGAGGATCCCTTGCACATATCCACCTGTCCCACTTCGAACAAGTAAATATCACCGAAAAGGACCGATGGCTGAGATAGAGAAAAATGTAAGATAAGATCGAAATAATTTAAGGACTCCGTCATGTAAGGGATGTGGCATTATAATAATGACTTCtataaattaataaaactCTGAACATTAAGattacaataaaaaaagggTATTGTCTTAGTCAAATCAGAGTAGCGAAATTAAGCCCTCTTAAATTATTATGACCCTTATGTCCTTAGAATTTTAACGTTTTGGTGCCGTTTCTTATCAACGGCACCTTGAGTTAGAAAAGCTAttgattctttttttgaaattcataTACAGACGTCATGTAAAAAATATCTATAAAATGTTTTAATTTTCCTTTGATTTTCATTTAGTATGTCTAATGTCAAGATACCATTGTAAAGACCATGAATAGTATATGTCATAGAGCAACAGCTTTGTACTACTGCTCTAATTCAATCCACACAGTATGATCACTTAACATTCGgttgcaaaagaaaaaaaagataaaatagCATAATTAGCGAAATTATTGGATTTAGGTTCATTACATTTGATTTTAAATGCTGAAAGAACACAATATCATTAACCAAGGGTTCTTCACTTGTTAAATATTGAAGCCTTTAATCGAAATCCtcatatttgaaagatgaaaaacagaaaactcaaaaaacaaaaaaaagaatatagtTAAGAATACAAAAAAACATCAAAATTGACTGTATTAAGAAGAACTTCGATAATAGAATATGTTAGTTACACGTAACAGAAATCATTATGTTattttaaaagaaaaaccaaTAGAAAAATGTGCAAATAATGTCTGGGGCCAACAGTCTTTAGGTCTATCCAATTTCGACGGTTGACCTACTTAATCAATGACAATTACAATGTTGGGATAAAGCTGAGATgaatataatttaatatAGTAGCAACTGGAGATCTTTTGGTTAATATGTCGTCTCCAAAATagattattattttgtgaGTATATCTGTTCTGTAAACAGTAATGATAATAGCAAGTTCGGATTAGAAAGGAGGAGACTTTAGGTTTTGTACTGTGCTATGACAATACGAGATACTTTAAAGATGAATCAATAAGTTTGTCACTTATTTCTTACCTTATCTCTAATAAAGTTAAAcctctcttcttcagtttcaAAATGAGGACACTCTTTAATAATCCGCTTCAATCTCTTATTGAAGCGAGAACTAGTGTTTTCATGCACAATAGCAATATGTCTCTTATAGGCGTCTTTCCTATAAAACTCTTTTTGGCAGAACATGACTGGGCATCTCAGGACAGGGTAGGCATCCTCAGTTAAGTTTAGatctttcttcaattggCCATATAACTCATATTTATGCTGAATAGCACAGTGCCTTCTAAGATCACTACGGCGTGGCAGTCCAAGAATACGCCAAGCACAATTCTTAAAAGGGCATTTGTGCTTTCTCTCTACTTCATACTCGTCTAAGTGAGAAGCgtattcaaaaatattattgaaagTAGAAGGGCAATGTGCACACCTGTAAAGTCCACGCTTCTGAGGTTTCTGTATGATATCGGAAAGGTACGGGTCCTCCAGTAATTGTTTAACCAATGACTTCCCATTAGTATCATTTGAGCAACCGGCACTCAAGTTATCCTTCATGGATTGGTAATCAGTGGTAGAATCAACTGTAGGTCCCATTGCCAAATTGATGTTGCTTAAGGGCAGTTCATCACTATTTGTGTGACAATTAACATCCATATCACATCTGCTGGCATTGTTCATGCTACAAGATAATGGCCCAACTGACACAGCATCATTGAAAGTGGGCTCAGTACCGCTTGTCCACTGTGAGACCATGTTACGATAACTAGATGTACCAGCGGATATCTCGCCATAGCCAGAGACGTCATCAATGTGAGCGTGCTGTGGTTGTAAGACAGAGTAGTCTGGCTCCTCCTTCTTAATAACGCCCCTGGTGTTTACCATAGGAATAGAGTGACGCTTAGTGTCTACAGTAGCTGTGAAATAGGAATCGTctttgctgctgctgcttAGACTAATTGGAGTTATATTTGCGAGTGTATGAGACCTCTCTCTGTGAAGCAAGTCTGGCATATTTGATGATTGACTGAGCGGTGGACCTGATTGGGACAAGAGCAATGTAGTATTATTAACGTAAGGCTCAGTTTTGATAGTAGCTGCAAAGTCCAATGGTGATGTCAAGCATGATCTAATGATGCCTGCTGATTCGGTTGGCGTGGGCAGCCCGCTAGTGTAATGCTGTTCGTCGTAATCGAATGTGTTGTCattctgttgttgttgaggGACATTAGCTCTTGAAATACCTTGACCTGCAAGGTACTGGTTTTTAAACTGCATGAGCATCATGTTCATACCACCCATACAGTtttgatcaccactacaCAAGCCATCCTTACTATTTGTGTTATATGCACTACATGTGCGACGCAAAGTGTTGCTACATATAGTGTTCTGGTCCCCTTCCTCCTCGTCATCCTCGTTATCGATGGCTATATCAATTGTAGTGAAATTGGGCGGCAAGATGTCGTGTTCACCGAGCCTCAGACCATTCGAACCCGTATACTCCATATCGAAGTAATCATTTGAGTCGTATGGCTGCTTGCGCTGCAACTCTGTGAGAACATTGAAAGAACTAGGAAACGctataatatcattatcaGATTTAGAGTTGCTATACAGAAACGCAAACCCACTGTCTTTAGTCCTCAGCATTATTTTCTGAGTACTAATTAGTAATTTTAATTTCCTTCGTTTGGCtaattggtttttttttgatatttatattattattatttttttcctttatgagtctttttttttttttatttgccTTTTCGTTTGCCTAGCTTTTCTCCTTATGAACAGAAAGTGGGCGTGTCGCTAGCAATCGAACATCCTTTCcctatttatatttttgtgCGATCCCAAGTCTCTAGTTTACACTTCACTTTTAGGACTTTGAGTCTTTTGAATGGGAGTTGGCTCTAGTTTGAAGAATTATAGTCAGAAGTGAAGGGTTTTTGGGCATTCTATGATGGGTTTTTGGGTTCGCCAGTGGCTCTTCGTCTCCGTCTCCGTCTCCGTCTCCATTTCCATCTAACTGCCTGGCTCTGTGTGCTGTCTATGCTTGCCCATTGAAAGGGAATTCCAAAATAGCCTGTTCTCTTCTCCTTTGTAGTGGTAGTAAGAGCAGGGGACCCAGGTTCGAGCCCCGAGACCCAAAGAGAAGGACTAGTGCGTTTGTTTCTTAGTCGCGCGCTGCCCGGTTGTTCTATCTCTCATGGTGTGTCTTGGGACCCGGGAAATTGCTTTTTGATTACGGAAGTGAGGCCtgctcttttcttttccattCCCCTGCCCACTCTATTCATCTGCAAGCTTTTGCAAGCACTTGCAAGCATTTGGGAACTTCACTGATGAATTAGCACTTCACATCGCTCTATTACGACAATGTGTGTAGCCAGACATATCTCTTACCAATCTTAATGAAGCTTGCGCACACGTTTCTGAGGGATGTTCTCTTGTGTTGTTACTGGGTTGAGTGTGCTGCGTGTATGCTTTGTGCTGCGTGTGCTGCGTGTATGCTTGTGGCTAATGCGTGTGGCTAATGCGAGTGTGCGTGATATATTTCTCCCATcttgctgctgctgtttCTGTACAAACTCCGAAAACGAGCTTTGTAGCCATGGGAAGAATGGAGTGGGGGTGGGGGGGACCGTTGTGCGTGTGTTTGTTAGAAAGTGATgtcaaaaaacaaaacaacaaaaatcAAACATAAGAAAGAAGACACTCTCCTGTATCTCCTGTATCTCCTGTACACTGTAAGTTGTAAGTTGTAAGTTGTGAGTTGTGAGTTCTAAAATGTAAATTGTAAATTGCGCGTGTGTGTATCAGACTATCTCAGAAAATTGCTTCTTATAAAAGTCTTTTAGAATATGCCGTTGGAACTAAAAACCCATCAGGTACTAGGCTGTTCCAACAATATGGTAATTATTAGCCAATTTCTTGTTAAGGATAGAGCGAGTTTCACGCATGCCATCTTGTGCAACATGCTGTGCTGCTTCTTGTAGGAATTATACCCGTGGAACAATGATATGCATTCATCTCAGCGTAGATCTTGATCTCCAACAGTTCAGCTGTTCAGCCGGAAAGAAAGTTctgcaaaaaaagaagacgGATCCATCTCTTGGGTGGAGTTTCTGAAGGTATCCTGTGACCTCTTTTCTTATGCTGCAGTACCGATACCGGCccttttctttgttgaaGGATAATGTGATTACTGCAACTATAAAcataaaacaaaataaaaaatagttTGGGAACACAGAGACTGCAGTACATATCTGGGGACCCAATTACCCCGCATATCACAAGGGCACATAACACATACCGGAAGAAAGTAACGGAGCTAGGAAAATGGCGGAAAACAAGAGCGGAGGGAGGAAACAGctcaagaagaaaaaaagggaACAAAAGACTtctcaaaagaaaaaatactgAAAATACCGTTGATCAATTTAcacttttgtttttcaattggCTCCAGAAACACTCGTGACGGAGTACGCCGCACCGAGATCTATCTTGCATCTATGAAACACAGCTCAGAAAACGTCGCGCAACGACTCCAACAACGGGGGAAATAGAGAGATGGGAAATAGAGAGATGGGAAATAGAGAGATGGGAAAAAGAGATGACTTCTCTCTGAAATGGCTGACAGTCCCCTCTCCCAGTAGCTGCAGTAGTAGTTGAACTGGTCGCTTTTGGGTAAAGGCACCACCATAGCGGGATATCACCTGACATAGACAATTCTTCGCTTTGTTAGAAACACACAACGATTCGACTACGTACATTACAAGCAGAAACATAAGAGTCCTGTCTCTCTTTCTCCCCCCCCTCCTTTACCGTCAAAGAAACATGCAAATTATAGACGCAGCTGAAGAGAACAGAGGGCCGTCTTGGCTCGGCGATCCGGACACGAAACATTAACCACTCTGAATACTGTCTTACGGGCATTTCTGTGTGCTAAATTACCTTTGGGGCCCATTTGGCCGGAAATGTCATTTATGCTTTTGTAATTCTTGAAACTATAACAGGAAATGAAACGGATATGAATCAAAATGGTGGAATGCCATCAACTATCAAACTTCAAcaattttatcattttttaattgCATTGTTA includes:
- the MTE1 gene encoding Mte1p (CAGL0K04213g~Ortholog(s) have role in negative regulation of telomere maintenance, positive regulation of helicase activity and chromosome, telomeric region, cytoplasm, nucleus, site of double-strand break localization), giving the protein MSAIVQEYCCQYTDQVRKKHKTWHDGKLKFYTENNRFILYSDPDSTLLSSAFVTNSKELESILDQGSFGSAEHRIFGRYIVILEDLISEQHNDPSSAVRKPVVKITKKFHVPNLETTSPLKINNRLISGRFSSGDTKGKTSHMGIEASQLTLKFNKKYKRPTIMRQTGNSLLDSDLSKTCDKNNALSAASLENNSKNKDPLLCDNSEPNCTNSERKKGRPSSFKVQKRLGRIRKIEHKPINIPQ
- the NQM1 gene encoding sedoheptulose-7-phosphate:D-glyceraldehyde-3-phosphate transaldolase NQM1 (CAGL0K04235g~Putative transaldolase) produces the protein MSTENGGNSTLENLRNAGTNVVTDTGEFELISKFKPRDSTTNPSLILAATKNPNYASLIDVAIDYAKAKGGTIEQQTNNAADRLLVEFGKRITDLIPGVVSTEVDARLSFDKKGTVDKALQIIKLYEENGVSKDRVLIKIASTWEGIQAARELEAQHGIHCNLTLLFNFTQAVACAEANVTLISPFIARVLDWYKANTKNDYNIENHPGVLFVKKTYNYYKKHGYKTIIMGASFRTLDEIRALAGLDNATLGIPLLENLQNSTEKIDRVLTPEGAQKDGVDMITLIDDEAKYRYEFNSDAMAVEKLADGIRTFAKDTNTLYSLLRTKLEKAN
- the RME1 gene encoding Rme1p (CAGL0K04257g~Ortholog(s) have RNA polymerase II core promoter proximal region sequence-specific DNA binding, RNA polymerase II transcription factor activity, sequence-specific DNA binding activity), yielding MLRTKDSGFAFLYSNSKSDNDIIAFPSSFNVLTELQRKQPYDSNDYFDMEYTGSNGLRLGEHDILPPNFTTIDIAIDNEDDEEEGDQNTICSNTLRRTCSAYNTNSKDGLCSGDQNCMGGMNMMLMQFKNQYLAGQGISRANVPQQQQNDNTFDYDEQHYTSGLPTPTESAGIIRSCLTSPLDFAATIKTEPYVNNTTLLLSQSGPPLSQSSNMPDLLHRERSHTLANITPISLSSSSKDDSYFTATVDTKRHSIPMVNTRGVIKKEEPDYSVLQPQHAHIDDVSGYGEISAGTSSYRNMVSQWTSGTEPTFNDAVSVGPLSCSMNNASRCDMDVNCHTNSDELPLSNINLAMGPTVDSTTDYQSMKDNLSAGCSNDTNGKSLVKQLLEDPYLSDIIQKPQKRGLYRCAHCPSTFNNIFEYASHLDEYEVERKHKCPFKNCAWRILGLPRRSDLRRHCAIQHKYELYGQLKKDLNLTEDAYPVLRCPVMFCQKEFYRKDAYKRHIAIVHENTSSRFNKRLKRIIKECPHFETEEERFNFIRDKVRNK